The genome window AAGAAATGAAAGGGTTTTGCTTCAGGATAAGGATCTAGGATAAGTCCTTGAATAAAATATAAAATTCCTGAAAGTATTGATCCAATAACAAGGGTAAATTCGGATATAAAAAAATATTCTTTAATTTATCGTGATCGTCTGACCTAGTAAAGATCTCAGCTATGTTCTCAAAATTAAAATTTAAATTGAAATCATAGTTTGAGTAAAAATTTTTTCTGTCTTTGTTAGGGAGACTAGTTTGAATATTTTATTAAGAACATAGAATATCAGAATAATTCCCAGATATTTTCTTGGATAGTTCTAATGAATTTTTCTTTTCAATCTGTCTGATTCGGGAACATTGTTATAAATACATCAAATCTTACCAATGTTGTTTCGAATCACAATCATCTTAAGTATAATTTTTACCATTCAATGTTCTGAAGACAAGAATTCTTATTCCCAGGCTTTTCAGAAAAAAGTAAATAAGGTTTTGGCCGACGAAGGTCTTGATGGAGGATATGTCGTTGTAAAGAATGGAAATGAAGTAATTTCCAATAATCGATTGCGCAGTAAAAGATTCCATGCAGGCAATCTCAATCATTATCTTTTGTCTATATCCATCCTGCGATTGTATGAAAAGCAAGGTAAAGTATTTGATAAACCCGTCAGGGATTCTGTCCGTAATTTTCCCAACAAAAATCTCACCCCTATTCAACTTATGAATCATACTTCTGGATTAGGTACGAATTTGGAGCCTGGCGGTTATTGGATTCGATCTAAGGAAAATGTATTCTGGCTTATAAAGTGGTTAGAATCAGAATCAAAAATGAGTGTCGGTAAATTTTTTAAATCAGAATTTTTTGAGCCATTGTCAATGAATAACTCAGAAATCAATGCGAATGGCGATTTCGTAACGACTTTGGAAGACTTAATGATCTGGGATAAAGCTTGGGATGAAGGAGAGATCCTAAGTAAAAGTTTAAAAAGTAGACTAATCGAAGTTACGGAATTAAAAGATTCCTACGCGACCAATCGATTTGGATACGGATTTGGTGTCTACACAGATGGAATGAATTTCTGGCAATATGGAACCAATGATAATTATTCAGTAGTGTATTACAAAATTCCTGATCAAGCAATCACGATAATTATTCTCGCTCGTGGGAGAAAGGAAAGAGGAGATCTCCTTTCTTGGAAAACTATCATTACGGAATCCATGTACAACACAAAAAGAATTACGTTCATGGAAAAATTCAATCAAGAAAAATATATAAATATAGAACAGGCATTAGTTGACAAAAAAGTACCAGCCGTCGGAATTGCACTTGTTCGAGATTTCAAAGTTGTTTGGTCGCATAATTACGGTCATTTAGAGGCTGGAACCGACAAAACTGTTAATGCGCAGACTTTGTTTCGGGCAGGCTCTCTTACCAAACCAATCGCAGCAATTACTTATCTTTTATATGCAAAAGAGCAAGAAATTTCACTTCAAGAAAATTTGAATTCTCTTGCGAAAGAATCTAAAGTAGATTTAAGTCAATGGAAGAAAGGTGAGATACTTACAGCTGATTCCATACTTTCTCATTCTTCTGGAATTACCGAAAGAGAGAATTGGAACACTCCTGCAAACCAAAAGGTTTTCAGATTGAAAGATTTGAATGGAGGTCGGGGAGGGGGACTCCGAACATATTATACGCCAGGTAAGAAGTCGAGATATTCTGGTGGAGGTTATGCTCTACTGCAGGAAAATTTGAGACGAAAATCTAAGAAATCCTTTGATCGGATCGCACAGGAATATATATTCGATCCGCTTGGGATGCGGTTTTCAACTTTTCTGCAAGATGAAAACCGCCTAACGAAGAATAAAGTTTCTGGACATTCGGAAAATTCTCAAGTTTTGCCTATGATCAGTTATTCTCCAACTGAGCTGAGTGCTGGTGGATTGTGGACAACCCCAACAGATCTTGCGAAGTTTTTTATAGAAATTTTACTATCGATTCAAGCGAATCCAGAAGCAAAATTCCCAATTGATGTAGTTGAGTCCATGACTCAGCCAGTCATTCCTGCTGCGAATTTATCTATCCATTCTTGGATAGGTCGGGGCTTTTTTCTGAACAAAACTGGTAGAGACTGGTATATCTATCATGGTGGACATAGCTTGGGACATAAATCTTTTGCACTTTTTCATAAGCACAAAGGATACGGAGTTGTGATCATGACTAATTCTGAGAACGGTTCCCCATTGATCTGGTCGATTCTAAGAACCCTTAGCCTATCTCAGTCTTGGGATAAATTCATAAATTAAAAAAAAATTGGTTGTGTTAAGATAGAATAGGAACGTCCATTACCTCTGAAGAGTTCATGGATTATACTGAAGAAGTAAATAACAATCGATTGATCCTCCATTTGGAAGGAAACCTGGACATGTTGAATGCGGGGATTCTTAAAGAAAGGATGATGGAGGCTGTTGTAGCTCATTACAATTGCATAATCTTGGATATGAGCAAAGTTACCTTTGTGGATTCTTCAGGATTTGGACTTCTTATTATGGTCAATGAGAAGTTAAAATTGGACGGTCAGAATAAATTGAGAATCGCCAATGTTTCGAAAAGTATTCAGCAAGTTTTTCGCATTTCGAAGATCTCAGAAGTGGTCGATGTTTACCTCACCCTTGAAGATGCGACTCGTTCCTAAGTAACTAGATTTTTAGATTGCAAAAAGCTTTTGAGCCTGATGAGCTTAGCATTTTCCGCATCGAACTCTTCCAGAAAACCCAATAATTCAGCTGCTCTAGAATGTTTACCAAGATGCATATAGATCTCTGCCAGGAGAATCAGATTCTTAGAATTGTATGGATCTCTCAACCTAAATCTTTCTCCATAGTCTGCAGCAAGACTGTAATTCTTTTTTTGTTTATAGGCATAGGCAATATAGTACAAAAAGTCCGTATCATTAGGTCTTAGATTAGAATACTTTTCACAGAGATAAGTCGCCTTTTCAAAATCTTTTGTTTTAATATACAATTTTGCAAGTTCTCTCATACAGTAAAAATTCTCTGGCTGCAAAACCAATGCTTCTTCTAGCGAAGCAATCGCCATATCTATGTTACCTTCTTTGAAAAATTTAATTCCAATTTTTACAGAATCAAGAAATGACTCAGGATCGATTTCTGAATTCCCATTTATGAGACTTTGTTTTGATTTATAAGCTATCCGAATCAAGCTAAAATCATCAGTTAACTCACCTTTGTTGAGAATTGCTTTTTCGATCGCCTCGAGTTCTCCTTTTCCTTCTTCTACTCGAGATAGAAATTCCCTCTCATCTTCATTGATTATTCTCTCACCGAGTGTACTCTCACCCATCAATATGTCATCGCGTCCATCTGAACCTACGATGATCACATCGTCCGGATTCAATTGAAAAACTTTTATATAGAATTCATTCTTAGCAAATTCACTTTCTGTAAAACCAATCTTACGAAGCAAAAGTTCGTTCTCAATAAATTCTGCTTTGCCATCTCGATATAAAACTATCCAAGGATGTTCCGCATTTATATAGTACATTGTTCCTGTCTCATCATCGATCAAACCAATGACTGCTGATAGCAACATACTTCCATCAAAGGAAATGAATACGTCGTGCAATTCAGTAAAACAATCTTTGAGCCATCTTTCTGGATGTCGATCCTGCATCGCTTGAACTTGCTGAGTTCTTGTAATCACTGATTTAAATACTGTACCCATAACCAAGGCACCACCAGCTCCTTGAATGGATTTGCCCATTGCGTCAGCATTGAGGTATACGGTATAGCGTTTGCCTTTGAGATAAATGGTTTGGATTACGGATAGATCTCCTCCTATCTCAGATCTGCGATTTCTAAATTGGAAAACTTTTTTCTGCCTTTCTATAGTTTCCACATGAAGATTGTCAGATTTGTATGATCCACCTGACAGTGGTTTAATCAAAAGTGATGTCAGAAAATAATCACCATCTTGCTGCTCTTTGATAGTTCGAATTTCTTCTAGAGTATTTTGAAGCTCTAAGGTTTTTTTGGCGACCATATCCTCGAGGTTATTCTGGTGTTGGTACAGATCTTTTTTCATATCTTGGAAGACCGCACCCATTTGACCAATCTCGTCTTTTCTGTCCATAGGAAGGTCATCATGCAGACTCAAGTCAATATTTTTCATTGCAGAGTTGAGAGCCTTGACTGCGTTTACAATATCTCTTGAGAAAAGGTATGATATAAAAAATATAGCACCAAAAACCAAAACTGCAACTATAAAGAAAATCAGCCAAATTTTCTGGGATGCAGTTTCCAATTCTTTCTCATCTATGAGAATTTTGAAACTTAGATCTAAACTGGACATTCCTCGATCCTCAAAAGGCACTTCCACATAATAAAATGGGATTCCGTTCCAATCCACTCTTGAATGTGAATTGAGAGTTTTATTCTTGTGGTGGTTTAGAAATTTTTCTATGATTTCATTGCTCGCAGTTAATAAATTTTTTCCTTCAAATACTGCGAGATGAACAGATTCCTTGCCTGATATAGTTTCTGCAAATTCAGAATTCACAACCTGACCAATCAAAATTGTTCCCAAATTGTCCAAAGGAGCGGTAACTCTAAAACCAAGTCCACTATGTCCAGTCTCCAATGTTGATTTGGATTTTTTAGAGAGTGCAGATTGTATCAATGGTTGGTTGCTTTTATCGTCGCCAAAGTCGTTTGGTCTATGCACGCGGTAGTGTACTTTCCCTTTTCTATCTCCCAATTCAAATATATTCAAATCATACCGTGCCATAATTTCTTTTAATTTATCTTGATTTGCAATAAGAAGACTCCGATCAGACATCCCACGTTTCAATATGTCTGCTGTGGACGGATTGTTCAGTAATTCGGTTAATAGAAGTCTAAGGTTTTCGTCTTTGTGGGCAAGTTCGCGTTGAAAATTTCGCGCTAAGTCGACTGCCCTTTGATTCTGGGGCTCGTTCTTTACATTTACTATCAATATAGAAAATGTAAGAGTGAGCGCTGCAAGAAGTAGAACCTGACTTGCACCTAATATTAGAAAAATTTTATATCTTATACTCATTTGGGAACCAACGAAAGAAATCATACCACAGAACGCGAGTTCTAGGATTGCAGCTATATTACATTTATATGAAAAATTTTGAATTCTAGTTGAATTCTTTTGGTACCCTGTATATTTTGAACAAAATGCTGAGAGATTTGACAACAAAGAACGGATCCTCGATTCTTGTAAAAATTCAAGAAGGCCATCTGTCCTTTCAGGATGATGTTTTTCATGAAATAGACGAATTGATAGAAAAAATGGAACCTGAGAGCTTTGAACTGGATTTGAGAGATATTCATCGTCTCAATTCTAATGCGATTGGAAGACTCGTTTATATCAAGAGATACATTACTGATGAGAAAGGTTTGAAATTTAATATCCATAATATCAATCCCCAAATCTTAAAAACTCTAAAATCTGTAAAAGTAGATGGGGTACTAGGAATTGGAGATCAAGCTTGAAATTGATATAGAAGCACAACCAGATGATACGACTTGCGGACCGACCGCATTACACGCAGTATATAAATACTACGGTATTGATTTAACCCTTTCTGAGACAATCCGAGAAGTTACTAAGCTGGATACCGGAGGAACACTAGCAGTTTTGTTAGGTGTTCATGCATTGAGGCAAGGACTCACTGCAAATATTTATACATACAATCTTCAAGTTTTTGATCCGACTTGGTTTAATGATAAGAATATTGATATAGCAGATAAATTAACACGACAACTAGAATTCAAACCCAATAATGAAAGACTTAGGAAAGCTACTGAGGGATATTTAGAATATATTAAACTTGGTGGAAAAATATCTCAGCAACCCCTCTCATCCTCATTGATTCGGAATTATCTGAATAAAAACGTACCAGTTCTCGCAGGTTTATCGGCTACATATCTATACAATGAAAGTCGCGAATATGGTTATCATGGAGTCTACGATGATGTCCGTGGAGAACCTAGCGGGCATTTTGTGATACTGAGTGGATATAATAAAACTGAAAAAAGAGTTCAAATAGCTGATCCGTATGAAAAGAATCCCTTTGGTGGATCAAAATATTATAGTGTGGAATTCAAAAGATTGATTACCTCTATATTGCTTGGAATCTGGACATATGACGCTAATCTTTTAATACTTCAGCCGAAGAAGGGGTAAATTGGGATCAATCATTGTAATCAACCAACCTAAAAAATGGAACTTCAATATTCCATCCGTGGAAACAATCTCTCCTAGAGACTATTTAACAAATCAGAAGTATCTACAAGAAAAGAATTACAAAATATTTAATCTAAGCAAATCCTATAAATACCAGAGTGAAGGATACTATGTTTCTTTACTAGCTATGGCTCGGGGTCATCAAGTAATTCCTGGAATTTCGACAATTCAGAATATGAAATCGAATGCTGTCATAAAAGTTATTGACCATGATTTAGATAATCTAATTCAGAAGAGTTTAAGCAGAGAAAAGGGAGATAGTTACACTCTGTCCATTTACTTTGGAAAGAACCTAGCGAAGAAAAATGATAAATTGTCTTTGCAGCTATTTAATGTAATCAAAGCTCCGATGATTCGTGCTTTTTTTCAATATGATGCGCGAAGCAAAAAATGGCATTTGAGCAGTATTTCTCCAATTCCTGCAAGTGAGATTCCTGAGGATCACCGAAGTTATTTGGAAGAATTTGCTTTCGAATATTTTACTCTAAGAAATTTCCAAAGTTCAAAAACCAAATTATCCCAGAAACCGTACACGCTTGCCATTCTCATCAATCCAGACGATCCAAATCCGCCATCAGATGAAAAGGCGATACAAAGATTTGTTAAAGCAGCTCATAAAAAGAATTTCGATGTGCATATTATAACGAAGGACGATTATGCAAAGATTCCGCAATATGATGCTCTATTCATTCGTGAAACTACTTCTGTGAATCATCATACGTATCGATTTGCGGAGAGAGATAATGCGGAAGGAATTGTTGTAATTGACGATCCTGAATCCATTATACGATGTACGAACAAAGTGTATCTAAGCGAATTATTGATCTCGAATAATATTCCGACTCCTAAGACCATTATACTTCATAAAGATAATCTTGAAGAAGTCGCTCGAACAATTGCCTATCCATCAATTCTCAAGCAACCCGATGGAGCCTTTTCATTAGGTGTAATCAAAGTCAAAGATGAGTCTGAGTTTCTTATTGAGTCGAAGTCCATGCTGGAAAAATCAGATCTAATTATAGTGCAAGAATTCACTCCCACTGAATTCGATTGGAGAGTTGGAATCATCAATAAAAAGCCACTATATCTTAGTAAATACTATATGGCAAAAAACCATTGGCAGATTCTAGATCACGATAGTAAAGAATCCAAGAATTATGGAGACTCTGAATCCATCGAATTAGATAAAGCACCCCCGGGTTTACTTAAGACTGCACTTAGGGCATCGAATCTAATAGGGGACGGATTGTACGGAGTTGATCTTAAACAAGTTGGAAAAGAATTCTATGTGATTGAAGTAAATGACAATCCAAGTATCGACTCCGACACCGAAGATTTTATATTAAAAGAAAAATTGTATGAAGAGATAATGGATGTATTCTTGAACCGAATTCGAGAAAAAAAAATATGATCCAATTTCCTTCAATTTTCCAAGGATATGGACTTGAAGCAGAATATATGATAGTGGACAACGATTTAAATGTTGCTCCACAAGCTGATCTGTTGTTAAGGAATTCTTCGAATGAAATTGTAAATGAATTAGAACTTGGAGCAACTGCTTGGTCGAATGAGCTTGCTTCACATGTAATTGAGATCAAGAACAATGGACCAGTTAAAAGTCTGGATTCCAATGATGGTATTTTCCAGAAAGATATTCAAGAAATAAATCGTAAATTAAAATCCCATAACTTAAAACTGATGCCGACTGCAATGCATCCGCTCATGAACCCAGAAAAGGAATTCAAGATATGGGAATATGAATATAGTGAAATATATGAAGCCTACAATCGAATTTTTGATTGCAGAGGACATGGTTGGAGTAATCTACAGAGTGTTCATATCAATCTAGCTTTCCAAGGCGATGATGAGCTGTACAGATTGCACGCAATCACAAGAATGATTCTTCCCTTAATTTCTGGACTTACTGCAAGCTCTCCATTCATAGAAGGTAAAAAAGGTAAATACCTTAGCAATCGACTAGACTATTATTCAAAGAATCAGATTCAAATACCGCAAATATCTGGAAAAATTATTCCCGAATCTATTCGAACTCGAGCTGAATACAATACAATCATACTCGATCCCATTTATAAGTCCATTGCAAGCTATGATCCTCAAGCTATTCTACAGTTTGAATGGTTGAACTCTAGAGGTGCAATTGTGAAATTCGAGCGCTCCTCATTAGAAATCCGCCTAATGGACATTCAAGAATGCCCCTTCGCTGATCTACAGATTGTTCAAGTTATCAATTTTTTGATCCAAAAACTGGATGATCGAAATATTCTTGAGGAAATTTATAATTTCCCAATTCAGAATCTAGCAAAAATTTTATGGGAATCTGCAGAACATGGATTGCACTATAGAATCGAAGACCTTAATTATCTGAAGATATTTGGACTTTCAAAGCCTGTTAGGATAATTGATCTAATATTAAGAGATATTACTATTAGATCATTCAA of Leptospira sp. GIMC2001 contains these proteins:
- a CDS encoding serine hydrolase domain-containing protein, which encodes MLFRITIILSIIFTIQCSEDKNSYSQAFQKKVNKVLADEGLDGGYVVVKNGNEVISNNRLRSKRFHAGNLNHYLLSISILRLYEKQGKVFDKPVRDSVRNFPNKNLTPIQLMNHTSGLGTNLEPGGYWIRSKENVFWLIKWLESESKMSVGKFFKSEFFEPLSMNNSEINANGDFVTTLEDLMIWDKAWDEGEILSKSLKSRLIEVTELKDSYATNRFGYGFGVYTDGMNFWQYGTNDNYSVVYYKIPDQAITIIILARGRKERGDLLSWKTIITESMYNTKRITFMEKFNQEKYINIEQALVDKKVPAVGIALVRDFKVVWSHNYGHLEAGTDKTVNAQTLFRAGSLTKPIAAITYLLYAKEQEISLQENLNSLAKESKVDLSQWKKGEILTADSILSHSSGITERENWNTPANQKVFRLKDLNGGRGGGLRTYYTPGKKSRYSGGGYALLQENLRRKSKKSFDRIAQEYIFDPLGMRFSTFLQDENRLTKNKVSGHSENSQVLPMISYSPTELSAGGLWTTPTDLAKFFIEILLSIQANPEAKFPIDVVESMTQPVIPAANLSIHSWIGRGFFLNKTGRDWYIYHGGHSLGHKSFALFHKHKGYGVVIMTNSENGSPLIWSILRTLSLSQSWDKFIN
- a CDS encoding STAS domain-containing protein, whose amino-acid sequence is MDYTEEVNNNRLILHLEGNLDMLNAGILKERMMEAVVAHYNCIILDMSKVTFVDSSGFGLLIMVNEKLKLDGQNKLRIANVSKSIQQVFRISKISEVVDVYLTLEDATRS
- a CDS encoding SpoIIE family protein phosphatase, which encodes MSIRYKIFLILGASQVLLLAALTLTFSILIVNVKNEPQNQRAVDLARNFQRELAHKDENLRLLLTELLNNPSTADILKRGMSDRSLLIANQDKLKEIMARYDLNIFELGDRKGKVHYRVHRPNDFGDDKSNQPLIQSALSKKSKSTLETGHSGLGFRVTAPLDNLGTILIGQVVNSEFAETISGKESVHLAVFEGKNLLTASNEIIEKFLNHHKNKTLNSHSRVDWNGIPFYYVEVPFEDRGMSSLDLSFKILIDEKELETASQKIWLIFFIVAVLVFGAIFFISYLFSRDIVNAVKALNSAMKNIDLSLHDDLPMDRKDEIGQMGAVFQDMKKDLYQHQNNLEDMVAKKTLELQNTLEEIRTIKEQQDGDYFLTSLLIKPLSGGSYKSDNLHVETIERQKKVFQFRNRRSEIGGDLSVIQTIYLKGKRYTVYLNADAMGKSIQGAGGALVMGTVFKSVITRTQQVQAMQDRHPERWLKDCFTELHDVFISFDGSMLLSAVIGLIDDETGTMYYINAEHPWIVLYRDGKAEFIENELLLRKIGFTESEFAKNEFYIKVFQLNPDDVIIVGSDGRDDILMGESTLGERIINEDEREFLSRVEEGKGELEAIEKAILNKGELTDDFSLIRIAYKSKQSLINGNSEIDPESFLDSVKIGIKFFKEGNIDMAIASLEEALVLQPENFYCMRELAKLYIKTKDFEKATYLCEKYSNLRPNDTDFLYYIAYAYKQKKNYSLAADYGERFRLRDPYNSKNLILLAEIYMHLGKHSRAAELLGFLEEFDAENAKLIRLKSFLQSKNLVT
- a CDS encoding C39 family peptidase; protein product: MEIKLEIDIEAQPDDTTCGPTALHAVYKYYGIDLTLSETIREVTKLDTGGTLAVLLGVHALRQGLTANIYTYNLQVFDPTWFNDKNIDIADKLTRQLEFKPNNERLRKATEGYLEYIKLGGKISQQPLSSSLIRNYLNKNVPVLAGLSATYLYNESREYGYHGVYDDVRGEPSGHFVILSGYNKTEKRVQIADPYEKNPFGGSKYYSVEFKRLITSILLGIWTYDANLLILQPKKG
- a CDS encoding RimK family protein, with protein sequence MGSIIVINQPKKWNFNIPSVETISPRDYLTNQKYLQEKNYKIFNLSKSYKYQSEGYYVSLLAMARGHQVIPGISTIQNMKSNAVIKVIDHDLDNLIQKSLSREKGDSYTLSIYFGKNLAKKNDKLSLQLFNVIKAPMIRAFFQYDARSKKWHLSSISPIPASEIPEDHRSYLEEFAFEYFTLRNFQSSKTKLSQKPYTLAILINPDDPNPPSDEKAIQRFVKAAHKKNFDVHIITKDDYAKIPQYDALFIRETTSVNHHTYRFAERDNAEGIVVIDDPESIIRCTNKVYLSELLISNNIPTPKTIILHKDNLEEVARTIAYPSILKQPDGAFSLGVIKVKDESEFLIESKSMLEKSDLIIVQEFTPTEFDWRVGIINKKPLYLSKYYMAKNHWQILDHDSKESKNYGDSESIELDKAPPGLLKTALRASNLIGDGLYGVDLKQVGKEFYVIEVNDNPSIDSDTEDFILKEKLYEEIMDVFLNRIREKKI
- a CDS encoding glutamate-cysteine ligase family protein, with product MIQFPSIFQGYGLEAEYMIVDNDLNVAPQADLLLRNSSNEIVNELELGATAWSNELASHVIEIKNNGPVKSLDSNDGIFQKDIQEINRKLKSHNLKLMPTAMHPLMNPEKEFKIWEYEYSEIYEAYNRIFDCRGHGWSNLQSVHINLAFQGDDELYRLHAITRMILPLISGLTASSPFIEGKKGKYLSNRLDYYSKNQIQIPQISGKIIPESIRTRAEYNTIILDPIYKSIASYDPQAILQFEWLNSRGAIVKFERSSLEIRLMDIQECPFADLQIVQVINFLIQKLDDRNILEEIYNFPIQNLAKILWESAEHGLHYRIEDLNYLKIFGLSKPVRIIDLILRDITIRSFNEDYWKLMSEKGNLAMRILSRTGNDPSAETIRTVYQELCECLQEGVVFQ